The sequence TTTATATTTGCGGGATTCGAGGGGCTGAAACCGTGACCCGTGACCCAAAACGTTACAGGCCCCGAAACGTTACAGGCCCCGAAACGTTACAGGTTTTTATACTGCCGGGGGCGGTACCGACCAGCTGGCGACAGCATCTACCGGCATGGGGGGGGCTTAGGCGGCTTGGGAGGCTCGGAGAACTTGGGAGTTTTGGAAAGCTGAGTCGGGCTAAGCCGCCGCTGAAGGCGCTGTTTTAGGTAAGTCAGCAATCCGCCCGTGATCGGCACCAGGGGCATCAGCCCCAGCCAGAGGGCAGAGGGGGGTGGAGCGGGCTGAGCCACGATCAAGGGCGTAAAGCTGACGGTTTGAGCAATCAAGGGGAAGGGTAGCGTCGGTCTGGCGGCGGCTTGGGCGGCAGCCAGAGCAAGCCAGGTTTGAGCGCCCATGAGGCCGTCTACCGGGATAGTCTGCTGCTGCTGGAGCGATCGCACCGCTGCAGCCGTATCTTCACCAAAAATGGCATCGATCTCCCCAGCATAAAACCCCAGTTCAGCTAGCTGGCGCTGAAGCTGACCCACCTCGGGACCGCGATCGCCGGGCTGAAGCAGCACTCTAGCCAAGGGCGGCTCCTGAGCCAGCGCCAAAGGCACCAGGTCACCGCCGGTTCCCAGCCATAGCCCGCAGAGCAATAGAAAGCCGCTGCGGAAGACCGGCGTTAGCCATCGGCTCGTCATGGTGTTACTCCCCAGAAAACGCCCATAGCCAGAGGGGCAAGGTGAACAGCAAACTGGCCGAACTCAGCCCTACGCAGGCGACCGACAGATCGCGATCGAGGTCATAGGCCTCGGCCAGCACCAGGTTAGAAAAGGCGCAGGGCATACCCGCCTGCAAAATCATCACCAGGCGGGCGGGGCCATCAACCCCGAGAGCGGTTAGAGCCAGGCCCACGGCCAGGGGCAATACCAGCATCTTAATCGCCACGGCGGCGGTTGCCCGATGAACATGCTGCCACGATCGCAGCTGCTGCATACGCAAGCCCATCAGCACCAGCGACAGCACCACAATCACCCAGGCCAACTGATACAGCGCCGAGTCAAGCCAAGCCGGTAGGGCAATGGTCTTTAACCACAGCCCC is a genomic window of Nodosilinea sp. E11 containing:
- a CDS encoding peptidoglycan-binding domain-containing protein, giving the protein MTSRWLTPVFRSGFLLLCGLWLGTGGDLVPLALAQEPPLARVLLQPGDRGPEVGQLQRQLAELGFYAGEIDAIFGEDTAAAVRSLQQQQTIPVDGLMGAQTWLALAAAQAAARPTLPFPLIAQTVSFTPLIVAQPAPPPSALWLGLMPLVPITGGLLTYLKQRLQRRLSPTQLSKTPKFSEPPKPPKPPPCR